One window from the genome of Bradyrhizobium xenonodulans encodes:
- a CDS encoding VOC family protein, with the protein MSPSGALIAILPCNDLDASERFYNRLGFARPDSERPAPGEPDTYRMLSNGKGGYLHLTDAVEGWLTPGRNPFGLYLYLESVDAAAREFQQSPEDKPWGMYEFAISDPDETLVRVGWPTPLRAGAQ; encoded by the coding sequence ATGAGCCCTTCCGGAGCTTTGATCGCGATCCTGCCGTGCAATGACCTTGATGCGTCGGAGCGGTTCTACAATCGGCTGGGCTTTGCGCGCCCGGACAGCGAAAGGCCTGCTCCCGGAGAGCCCGACACCTATCGCATGCTGTCGAACGGGAAGGGCGGATATCTGCATCTGACGGACGCGGTCGAGGGATGGCTAACGCCGGGAAGAAACCCTTTTGGGCTCTATCTTTACCTCGAGAGTGTTGATGCCGCGGCGCGCGAATTTCAGCAATCGCCCGAAGACAAGCCGTGGGGGATGTACGAATTTGCGATCTCTGACCCGGATGAAACGTTGGTCCGTGTCGGTTGGCCAACCCCTCTCCGCGCGGGAGCGCAATAG
- a CDS encoding LysR substrate-binding domain-containing protein: MQALAALKKAPSLSKAAETLGVTRSALSHRIAELERQLGVTLVRQVGRCGKLTEDAESLLMVMGNALDRIEAAVTPLRRRRGQLRISTVATFASHWLIPRLPDWQHLNPGVELAISTTTRTIDLTNEDFDCAIRHGLGHWKGLAATRLFNETLLPVARPHIVELSSNSTVIRARSRFRDWNRWWRLSGKVGDPPDRSVVVETRAQAMDAALAGAGIAAMDLAYAAPHLASGRLRALDATVPLPEGYYLVTKGGQTSRAETIRRLEIWLLSQAQTDNRRNACVP; the protein is encoded by the coding sequence TTGCAGGCACTCGCGGCGCTAAAGAAGGCGCCAAGCCTATCCAAGGCGGCCGAAACGCTTGGCGTGACGCGGTCGGCATTGTCGCACAGGATTGCAGAATTGGAGCGTCAGCTCGGCGTCACGCTCGTCCGCCAAGTCGGTCGATGCGGCAAACTGACAGAAGACGCCGAATCCCTTCTGATGGTCATGGGTAACGCGCTCGACCGCATCGAAGCAGCGGTGACGCCCCTTCGGCGCCGGCGCGGACAATTGAGGATCAGCACTGTCGCAACTTTCGCCTCACACTGGTTGATCCCGCGCCTTCCGGATTGGCAACACCTGAACCCCGGTGTGGAGTTGGCGATCTCGACGACGACCCGGACGATCGATCTTACGAACGAAGACTTCGACTGCGCTATTCGACATGGCCTCGGCCATTGGAAAGGCCTCGCGGCAACGCGCCTGTTCAACGAAACATTGCTTCCCGTCGCTCGCCCGCATATCGTTGAGCTTTCCAGCAATAGCACCGTCATCCGCGCGCGCTCTCGCTTTCGCGATTGGAACCGTTGGTGGCGCTTGTCAGGTAAGGTCGGTGATCCACCCGATCGGAGCGTCGTGGTCGAGACCCGAGCCCAGGCTATGGATGCTGCCCTGGCTGGTGCGGGCATAGCAGCGATGGACCTCGCCTATGCTGCGCCCCATCTTGCGAGCGGTCGCCTCCGCGCTCTCGACGCAACAGTCCCTCTTCCTGAGGGCTATTACCTTGTCACAAAAGGCGGGCAAACATCACGTGCCGAGACGATAAGGCGATTGGAGATATGGCTTCTCAGCCAGGCGCAGACCGACAACCGACGTAATGCCTGCGTCCCATAG